One Phalacrocorax aristotelis chromosome 10, bGulAri2.1, whole genome shotgun sequence genomic region harbors:
- the GGA2 gene encoding ADP-ribosylation factor-binding protein GGA2 isoform X2 — protein MEALHALTVLETCVNNCGERFHNEIAKFRFLNELIKVLSPKYYGTWSSEKVKSRVTEVIFSWTIWFPQEVKIRDAYQMLKKQGIVKEDPKLPEDKILPPPSPRPQNSIFDTDEEKSKLLARLLKSNHSEDLQAANRLIKSMIKEEQEKSAKMSRRANTISEVSENVKRMDELLENYKRQELPKSDQDTLQTLFQRCEKLRPLLFRLASETVDDDEALAEILQANDKLTQVLGQYRQVVASHENGGGGDSATSSADAPACRAAPRRMKSYTLIDFSELEATSQSPTDQFANRTTASRHGRTTSTCLLDEEFKSLGLSNSPVVQKPPPDFGLAESAVHNGCSEIVSAVQTLGGWEDGCSEKNAFEGLADQLSPPSRTKTLSLDLSPMKLPFPDLPNSSMANTSFSSLGHELKPAASLHPASHEASLENLFVPLISITPSSICPLTVYDRNGFKAMLHFSSDPAPGRPDVLVMVLSMLSTSAQPIKDIAFQAAVPKTMKIKLQPASGSELPAFSPILPPAVVSQVLLLANPHKDPIRLRYKLAFMQGAQPFTEVGEVTGFPEAELWGRS, from the exons ATGGAAGCTCTCCATGCTCTCACA GTGCTAGAGACCTGTGTGAATAACTGCGGTGAAAGATTTCACAATGAAATAGCAAAATTCAGGTTTCTGAATGAGCTGATTAAAGTGCTTTCCCCAAAG TACTATGGAACCTGGTCTTCAGAAAAAGTCAAGTCAAGAGTCACAGAAGTAATATTCAGTTGGACAATCTGGTTTCCTCAGGAAGTCAAAATTCGGGATGCTTATCAGATGCTGAAGAAACAAG GGATTGTAAAAGAAGACCCCAAATTGCCAGAAGACAAAATTTTACCTCCCCCTTCTCCAAGACCTCAGAATTCTATTTTTGACACAGATGAAGAGAAATCCAAG CTCTTAGCACGGCTTTTAAAGAGCAACCACTCTGAAGACCTGCAGGCTGCCAACCGTCTGATCAAGAGCATGATTAAAGAG GAACAAGAGAAGTCAGCTAAGATGTCCAGAAGAGCGAATACCATCAGTGAGGTTTCTGAGAATGTTAAACGTATGGATGAATTACTGGAAAACTACAAGAGGCAAGAACTACCCAAATCTGACCAGGACACCCTACAG ACTCTGTTTCAACGCTGTGAGAAGCTCAGGCCGCTGCTTTTCCGCCTCGCCAGTGAGACAGTCGATGATGATGAGGCTCTAG CTGAGATACTGCAGGCCAACGACAAGCTCACGCAGGTGCTCGGACAGTACAGGCAGGTTGTAGCCAGCCATGAAAATGGTGGTGGAGGAGATTCAGCTACCAGCTCCGCTGATGCACCAG CATGCCGGGCAGCCCCAAGGCGCATGAAGAGCTATACGCTGATTGACTTCTCCGAACTGGAGGCGACATCCCAGTCTCCTACTGACCAATTTGCAAACAGAACCACTGCCTCCCGCCACGGCAGAACAACCTCTACCTGTCTGCTGGACGAGGAGTTTAAGTCATTAG GTCTCAGCAACTCTCCTGTTGTACAGAAACCACCACCTGATTTTGGCTTAGCAGAG tctgctgTACATAATGGATGTAGTGAGATCGTAAGTGCTGTTCAAACACTGGGAGGCTGGGAAGACGGCTGTTCAGAGAAGAATGCCTTTGAGGGCCTGGCTGATCAGCTCTCTCCGCCATCCAGGACCAAGACGTTATCTTT ggATTTATCACCAATGAAATTGCCCTTTCCAGATCTTCCAAATAGCTCAATGGCAAATACTTCATTCTCCAGCCTAGGCCATGAGCTGAAGCCTGCTGCCTCTTTGCATCCAGCTTCCCATGAGGCTTCTCTAGAAAACCTTTTTGTCCCTTTAATTTCAATTACACCGA GCAGTATCTGTCCACTTACTGTGTATGACAGGAATGGTTTCAAGGCCATGCTCCACTTCTCCAGTGACCCAGCTCCTGGCCGACCAGATGTGCTGGTGATGGTTCTTTCCATGCTGAGCACATCAGCCCAGCCAATTAAGGACATAGCGTTCCAGGCTGCAGTCCCAAAG accATGAAAATAAAGTTACAGCCAGCTTCTGGCTCTGAGCTGCCTGCCTTCAGCCCTATTCTCCCCCCTGCGGTGGTATCCCAGGTCCTGCTGCTCGCCAATCCGCACAAG GATCCCATCCGACTGAGGTACAAACTAGCGTTCATGCAAGGTGCGCAGCCCTTCACCGAGGTGGGAGAGGTGACTGGCTTCCCAGAAGCAGAGCTctggggcaggagctga
- the GGA2 gene encoding ADP-ribosylation factor-binding protein GGA2 isoform X1: MSHRASPHPKRTLPRHKNSRGLPTGASGGVQRATAGGSASCSQRGGAERESMAGAGELEQWINKATDPSIPEENWECIQQFCDQVNADREGPSLASRLLAHKIQSPQEMEALHALTVLETCVNNCGERFHNEIAKFRFLNELIKVLSPKYYGTWSSEKVKSRVTEVIFSWTIWFPQEVKIRDAYQMLKKQGIVKEDPKLPEDKILPPPSPRPQNSIFDTDEEKSKLLARLLKSNHSEDLQAANRLIKSMIKEEQEKSAKMSRRANTISEVSENVKRMDELLENYKRQELPKSDQDTLQTLFQRCEKLRPLLFRLASETVDDDEALAEILQANDKLTQVLGQYRQVVASHENGGGGDSATSSADAPACRAAPRRMKSYTLIDFSELEATSQSPTDQFANRTTASRHGRTTSTCLLDEEFKSLGLSNSPVVQKPPPDFGLAESAVHNGCSEIVSAVQTLGGWEDGCSEKNAFEGLADQLSPPSRTKTLSLDLSPMKLPFPDLPNSSMANTSFSSLGHELKPAASLHPASHEASLENLFVPLISITPSSICPLTVYDRNGFKAMLHFSSDPAPGRPDVLVMVLSMLSTSAQPIKDIAFQAAVPKTMKIKLQPASGSELPAFSPILPPAVVSQVLLLANPHKDPIRLRYKLAFMQGAQPFTEVGEVTGFPEAELWGRS, encoded by the exons ATGTCTCACCGAGCCAGCCCACACCCAAAGCGTACACTTCCACGCCACAAAAACTCgcgtgggcttcccacaggggCGAGCGGTGGCGTGCAAAGAGCGACGGCGGGTGGATCCGCTTCCTGCTCGCagcggggcggagcggagcgaGAGTCCATGGCTGGCGCCGGGGAGCTGGAGCAGTGGATCa ATAAAGCCACTGACCCAAGTATCCCCGAGGAGAACTGGGAATGCATCCAGCAGTTCTGTGACCAGGTGAACGCTGACAGGGAAGG cccatCGCTTGCATCGAGGCTGCTGGCACATAAGATACAGTCACCTCAGGAGATGGAAGCTCTCCATGCTCTCACA GTGCTAGAGACCTGTGTGAATAACTGCGGTGAAAGATTTCACAATGAAATAGCAAAATTCAGGTTTCTGAATGAGCTGATTAAAGTGCTTTCCCCAAAG TACTATGGAACCTGGTCTTCAGAAAAAGTCAAGTCAAGAGTCACAGAAGTAATATTCAGTTGGACAATCTGGTTTCCTCAGGAAGTCAAAATTCGGGATGCTTATCAGATGCTGAAGAAACAAG GGATTGTAAAAGAAGACCCCAAATTGCCAGAAGACAAAATTTTACCTCCCCCTTCTCCAAGACCTCAGAATTCTATTTTTGACACAGATGAAGAGAAATCCAAG CTCTTAGCACGGCTTTTAAAGAGCAACCACTCTGAAGACCTGCAGGCTGCCAACCGTCTGATCAAGAGCATGATTAAAGAG GAACAAGAGAAGTCAGCTAAGATGTCCAGAAGAGCGAATACCATCAGTGAGGTTTCTGAGAATGTTAAACGTATGGATGAATTACTGGAAAACTACAAGAGGCAAGAACTACCCAAATCTGACCAGGACACCCTACAG ACTCTGTTTCAACGCTGTGAGAAGCTCAGGCCGCTGCTTTTCCGCCTCGCCAGTGAGACAGTCGATGATGATGAGGCTCTAG CTGAGATACTGCAGGCCAACGACAAGCTCACGCAGGTGCTCGGACAGTACAGGCAGGTTGTAGCCAGCCATGAAAATGGTGGTGGAGGAGATTCAGCTACCAGCTCCGCTGATGCACCAG CATGCCGGGCAGCCCCAAGGCGCATGAAGAGCTATACGCTGATTGACTTCTCCGAACTGGAGGCGACATCCCAGTCTCCTACTGACCAATTTGCAAACAGAACCACTGCCTCCCGCCACGGCAGAACAACCTCTACCTGTCTGCTGGACGAGGAGTTTAAGTCATTAG GTCTCAGCAACTCTCCTGTTGTACAGAAACCACCACCTGATTTTGGCTTAGCAGAG tctgctgTACATAATGGATGTAGTGAGATCGTAAGTGCTGTTCAAACACTGGGAGGCTGGGAAGACGGCTGTTCAGAGAAGAATGCCTTTGAGGGCCTGGCTGATCAGCTCTCTCCGCCATCCAGGACCAAGACGTTATCTTT ggATTTATCACCAATGAAATTGCCCTTTCCAGATCTTCCAAATAGCTCAATGGCAAATACTTCATTCTCCAGCCTAGGCCATGAGCTGAAGCCTGCTGCCTCTTTGCATCCAGCTTCCCATGAGGCTTCTCTAGAAAACCTTTTTGTCCCTTTAATTTCAATTACACCGA GCAGTATCTGTCCACTTACTGTGTATGACAGGAATGGTTTCAAGGCCATGCTCCACTTCTCCAGTGACCCAGCTCCTGGCCGACCAGATGTGCTGGTGATGGTTCTTTCCATGCTGAGCACATCAGCCCAGCCAATTAAGGACATAGCGTTCCAGGCTGCAGTCCCAAAG accATGAAAATAAAGTTACAGCCAGCTTCTGGCTCTGAGCTGCCTGCCTTCAGCCCTATTCTCCCCCCTGCGGTGGTATCCCAGGTCCTGCTGCTCGCCAATCCGCACAAG GATCCCATCCGACTGAGGTACAAACTAGCGTTCATGCAAGGTGCGCAGCCCTTCACCGAGGTGGGAGAGGTGACTGGCTTCCCAGAAGCAGAGCTctggggcaggagctga
- the EARS2 gene encoding nondiscriminating glutamyl-tRNA synthetase EARS2, mitochondrial isoform X2 yields MFAKKHQGTFILRVEDTDQNRVVPGAAEGIEDMLDWAGIPPDESPRRGGSFGPYQQSHRLDLYRRASDALLESGAAYRCFCTPQRLELLKKEALRNQQTPRYDNRCRHLTPVEVSEKLSRGLDWAVRFRLERGVEPFQDLVYGWNKHEVADVEGDPVILKGDGFPTYHLANVVDDHYMGISHVLRGTEWLTSTSKHLLLYKAFGWDPPQFGHLPLLLNKDGGKLSKRQGDIFVECFARDGYLPEALLDIITNCGSGFAEKQMGRTLEELTSQFEIGRVTTHSALLDLEQLPEFNRIHLTRHIENEGLRQKLIRELQLLVERVYGDQQVDQEVLEKEYVERVLLLRKGHISLLKNLVSSDYSYLWVRPSVSREQLQTISAEVDEIGKLVLGLMARQAAVLTVEELNKDLRSLQKQTKDTKYSSMMKLLRLALSGQQQGPSVAEMMVTLGPKEVCGRIHKALSS; encoded by the exons ATGTTTGCCAAAAAACACCAAGGGACCTTTATTTTGAGAGTGGAGGATACGGATCAAAATCGAGTGGTGCCCGGAGCTGCAGAAGGAATAGAAGATATGCTGGATTGGGCAG GTATTCCGCCTGATGAGAGTCCTCGCCGTGGTGGTTCCTTTGGACCCTACCAGCAGTCACACAGACTTGACCTTTACAGGAGAGCCAGCGATGCACTTTTGGAGAGCGGCGCGGCGTACCGCTGCTTTTGTACCCCTCAGCGCCTGGAGCTGCTGAAGAAGGAGGCTTTGCGGAACCAGCAGACCCCGCG ATACGACAACCGGTGTCGGCACCTGACGCCCGTGGAAGTGTCTGAGAAGCTGTCACGGGGCCTCGACTGGGCAGTGCGCTTCCGGCTGGAGAGGGGGGTGGAACCCTTTCAGGACCTGGTCTATGGCTGGAACAAGCATGAAGTGGCTGACGTGGAGGGCGACCCAGTGATTCTCAAGGGGGATGGCTTCCCCACTTACCACCTGGCAAATGTGGTGGATGACCATTACATGGGCATCAGCCACGTTCTGCGGGGAACCGAGTGGCTTACTTCGACGTCCAAGCACCTCCTTCTCTACAAAGCCTTTGGCTGGGATCCCCCTCAGTTTGGTCACCTCCCGCTGCTTCTGAACAAAGACGGCGGCAAGCTGTCGAAAAGGCAGGGTGACATCTTTGTGGAGTGTTTTGCTCGGGATGGCTACTTGCCAGAGGCTCTGCTGGACATCATAACCAACTGTGGCTCTGGATTTGCGG AGAAACAGATGGGGAGGACTTTGGAGGAGCTGACCTCGCAGTTTGAAATCGGCAGAGTTACGACCCATTCTGCCCTCCTGGATCTGGAACAACTCCCAGAATTCAACAG GATTCACCTCACCCGTCATATCGAGAATGAAGGGCTGCGACAGAAGCTAATTAGAGAGTTGCAGTTGCTGGTGGAGCGTGTCTATGGGGATCAACAAGTGGATCAAGAGGTTCTAGAGAAGGAGTATGTGGAGCGAGTCCTCCTGCTGAGAAAA GGTCACATAAGCCTCCTGAAGAACCTGGTGTCATCTGATTACTCTTACTTATGGGTTAGGCCCTCGGTATCCCGAGAGCAGCTACAAACTATTTCTGCAGAAGTAGATGAAATAGGAAAACTAGTCTTAGG GCTCATGGCAAGGCAGGCAGCTGTTTTGACTGTGGAGGAGTTGAACAAAGACCTGAGAAGCCTCCAGAAGCAAACCAAAGACACCAAGTACAGCAGCATGATGAAGCTCCTTCGCTTGGCTCTCAGTGGGCAGcag caaGGACCGAGCGTTGCCGAGATGATGGTGACTTTGGGACCCAAAGAAGTATGTGGAAGAATACACAAAGCACTGTCTAGCTAA
- the EARS2 gene encoding nondiscriminating glutamyl-tRNA synthetase EARS2, mitochondrial isoform X1 — MARALRAARGAAGPQRGPAPAPAPAGPRVRFGPSPTGFLHLGGLRTALYNYMFAKKHQGTFILRVEDTDQNRVVPGAAEGIEDMLDWAGIPPDESPRRGGSFGPYQQSHRLDLYRRASDALLESGAAYRCFCTPQRLELLKKEALRNQQTPRYDNRCRHLTPVEVSEKLSRGLDWAVRFRLERGVEPFQDLVYGWNKHEVADVEGDPVILKGDGFPTYHLANVVDDHYMGISHVLRGTEWLTSTSKHLLLYKAFGWDPPQFGHLPLLLNKDGGKLSKRQGDIFVECFARDGYLPEALLDIITNCGSGFAEKQMGRTLEELTSQFEIGRVTTHSALLDLEQLPEFNRIHLTRHIENEGLRQKLIRELQLLVERVYGDQQVDQEVLEKEYVERVLLLRKGHISLLKNLVSSDYSYLWVRPSVSREQLQTISAEVDEIGKLVLGLMARQAAVLTVEELNKDLRSLQKQTKDTKYSSMMKLLRLALSGQQQGPSVAEMMVTLGPKEVCGRIHKALSS, encoded by the exons ATGGCGCGAGCGCtgcgggcggcgcggggcgcggcggggccgcagCGGGGGCCGGcgccggcaccggcaccggcggGGCCGCGGGTGCGGTTCGGGCCCAGCCCCACAG GTTTTCTGCATTTGGGTGGCCTTCGGACCGCTTTGTACAATTACATGTTTGCCAAAAAACACCAAGGGACCTTTATTTTGAGAGTGGAGGATACGGATCAAAATCGAGTGGTGCCCGGAGCTGCAGAAGGAATAGAAGATATGCTGGATTGGGCAG GTATTCCGCCTGATGAGAGTCCTCGCCGTGGTGGTTCCTTTGGACCCTACCAGCAGTCACACAGACTTGACCTTTACAGGAGAGCCAGCGATGCACTTTTGGAGAGCGGCGCGGCGTACCGCTGCTTTTGTACCCCTCAGCGCCTGGAGCTGCTGAAGAAGGAGGCTTTGCGGAACCAGCAGACCCCGCG ATACGACAACCGGTGTCGGCACCTGACGCCCGTGGAAGTGTCTGAGAAGCTGTCACGGGGCCTCGACTGGGCAGTGCGCTTCCGGCTGGAGAGGGGGGTGGAACCCTTTCAGGACCTGGTCTATGGCTGGAACAAGCATGAAGTGGCTGACGTGGAGGGCGACCCAGTGATTCTCAAGGGGGATGGCTTCCCCACTTACCACCTGGCAAATGTGGTGGATGACCATTACATGGGCATCAGCCACGTTCTGCGGGGAACCGAGTGGCTTACTTCGACGTCCAAGCACCTCCTTCTCTACAAAGCCTTTGGCTGGGATCCCCCTCAGTTTGGTCACCTCCCGCTGCTTCTGAACAAAGACGGCGGCAAGCTGTCGAAAAGGCAGGGTGACATCTTTGTGGAGTGTTTTGCTCGGGATGGCTACTTGCCAGAGGCTCTGCTGGACATCATAACCAACTGTGGCTCTGGATTTGCGG AGAAACAGATGGGGAGGACTTTGGAGGAGCTGACCTCGCAGTTTGAAATCGGCAGAGTTACGACCCATTCTGCCCTCCTGGATCTGGAACAACTCCCAGAATTCAACAG GATTCACCTCACCCGTCATATCGAGAATGAAGGGCTGCGACAGAAGCTAATTAGAGAGTTGCAGTTGCTGGTGGAGCGTGTCTATGGGGATCAACAAGTGGATCAAGAGGTTCTAGAGAAGGAGTATGTGGAGCGAGTCCTCCTGCTGAGAAAA GGTCACATAAGCCTCCTGAAGAACCTGGTGTCATCTGATTACTCTTACTTATGGGTTAGGCCCTCGGTATCCCGAGAGCAGCTACAAACTATTTCTGCAGAAGTAGATGAAATAGGAAAACTAGTCTTAGG GCTCATGGCAAGGCAGGCAGCTGTTTTGACTGTGGAGGAGTTGAACAAAGACCTGAGAAGCCTCCAGAAGCAAACCAAAGACACCAAGTACAGCAGCATGATGAAGCTCCTTCGCTTGGCTCTCAGTGGGCAGcag caaGGACCGAGCGTTGCCGAGATGATGGTGACTTTGGGACCCAAAGAAGTATGTGGAAGAATACACAAAGCACTGTCTAGCTAA
- the UBFD1 gene encoding ubiquitin domain-containing protein UBFD1: MAAAAASAAADGAEEPGMEAGAQELPLGCGGEGGSPAAGRSPGGEERRDPPQASVSNGGDAEGGKELVELKVIWNKNKYDVKFCLDSTGAELKQKIHSLTGLPPAMQKVMFKGLLPEEKTLREIKVTNGAKIMVVGSTINDVLAVNTPKEAAQQEVKAEENKKEPLCRQKQHRKVLDKGKPDDVMPSVKGVQERLPTVPLSGMYNKSGGKVRLTFKLEQDQLWIGTKERTEKLPMGSIKNVVSEPIEGHEDYHMMAFQLGPTEASYYWVYWVPTQYVDAIKDTVLGKWQYF; encoded by the exons atggccgccgccgccgcctccgccgccgccgaTG GTGCCGAGGAGCCGGGCATGGAGGCGGGGGCGCAGGAGCTGCCGCTGGGCtgcggcggggagggcggctcgccggcggcggggaggtCTCCGGGGGGCGAGGAGCGCCGGGACCCCCCGCAGGCGTCTGTCAGCAACGGCGGCGACGCGGAGGGCGGGAAGGAGCTGGTGGAGCTCAAGGTTATCTGGAACAAGAACAAGTACGACGTGAAGTTTTGCCTGGACAGCACGGGGGCCGAGCTGAAGCAGAAGATCCACTCGCTCACAG GCCTTCCCCCTGCTATGCAGAAAGTTATGTTCAAGGGACTTCTACCAGAGGAGAAAACGTTGCGGGAAATCAAAGTAACAAACGGAGCGAAAATTATGGTTGTTGGCTCTACTATCAATGACGTTTTAGCGGTAAATACGCCCAAAGAAGCTGCTCAACAGGAGGtcaaagctgaagaaaacaaaaaggagccACTTTGCAGACAGAAG CAACACAGAAAAGTATTGGATAAAGGAAAACCTGATGATGTGATGCCTTCTGTTAAAGGTGTTCAG GAGCGCCTGCCAACAGTGCCATTATCTGGCATGTACAACAAGTCAGGGGGGAAAGTAAGACTGACCTTTAAACTTGAGCAAGACCAGCTATGGATTGGTACAAAAG agagaacagaaaagttACCCATGGGGTCCATTAAAAATGTGGTGAGTGAACCTATTGAAGGACATGAGGATTACCACATGATG GCGTTTCAGCTGGGCCCAACAGAAGCGTCTTACTACTGGGTCTATTGGGTACCAACTCAATATGTTGATGCAATCAAAGACACGGTGCTGGGGAAGTGGCAGTATTTTTGA